tgctggtcATCCTTATATGGTGACACCAACATTGGTAGGACTGGAGCTGCTTTGCAGCTCCGCTTCTCACCTCACCCTGGTCCTGCCACGCTCCTACTTGAGTCCTACAACCCTGCAAGGAAGACCACCAGCACTGGGGGCAGGCTTTTTGATGAATTTGCGTGGGATGAATTTGGCCATCTTAGAGATTCTCAAtgcaggatggatggagataGCACAGCCCTGTTAGATGGTGTATGCATATGCATGTGAGTGTCAGGGAGAGCATTTCAGTGGGGTGAGAGTTAAGAagtaaggggggaaaaagagtAATTTCTTTAAAGGGCTGTCGTACCTTTTAACGCCCTCACCTCTGAGCTGCTTTTCTTGCTTCACTGACTCTTATCAGTTTCTCAGAGCTTGCTCCCCTTCTCCATGTCTCCTTCACCTCACAGCTTTGCTTCACCAGCTCAGCTCTTGCTCTCTGTCCTACCATAGTCATACCAAGCAAGCCCTGCTTGCTTGTCTAACCTACATATACCTTTTAGCCTGCTTTGCTAAGGGAAATAAGTAAATATGAGCAAATTGCCTGTGTGTAGGAGTGTCTGCCCAAAGTTGATTCCGCTGTACGAGCACAGCAAGGCATCAAAGAGATGTCCCAACTTGTTTCTTGAAATcagtaaacaaattaaaaaagaggCCACTCTGAGGAGATGATCATCCATATCAGATACTCTTCAAAAGACTGTGACAGAAGCAGCCACGGTCTGCCCATACTTCTCTGTTCATGTGATGAGTTATCTTCTCTGTTGCATCCTACAGACTGGCCTCTGCCTCCATCTGGACTGTTTACTTGGgcaaacatttgcaaaatgcCACCAGCCACACAGAGGTATCCTTCAAGGTGATCCGCCTCTTCCTCCACCCTTACTACGAGGAGGACAGCCATGATTATGATGtggccctgctccagctggaCCATCCTGTGATCATCTCACCCTCAATCCAGCCCATCTGCTTGCCCGCCCCTTCTCACCTCTTTGAGCCTGGCCTTCATTGCTGGATCACTGGCTGGGGAGCCCTCAAGGAAGGTGGTAGGTGCAAGGTCTTTGCTGGTGGCCTACTATAGCAGAGCCAAGGTGGAAACATAGGTTCAGATGTGGGGTAGGCAGCACAGACTTCTGTTCACCCCAAAGCATTGTGACTCCTTCACCCCCTTTGATTTGGGGTCACAGGTTGGCCAAAGTTACCAGTCGAGCGACTTGAAACCTCATTTGGAGAGGCAGGCGTGACAGTCTGGTAAGCTATATGGGGACAGCTTGTGTTCCTTCATCCAAAGACTAGAATAGCCCTTCAGGAATTAGGGGTCTGACAAGGGTCTATTCAGCTGCGGCCACAGCATGGAGCAGACCCAGTCCTAAAGCCCAGCCCCATGCCTACACGGACACGTGGGCTCCTCTTGGGTGATTCCCCAGGAGCAGAGCCTGACCAGAGAAAGTAGAGATGAAAAACTGCTCTTCATCAAACCAGGACTGGATCAAagaatagaataatagaatcatagaatggtttggtttggagaggaccttaaaaatcatctacttccaaccccctgccgtgggtagagacacctcccactagaccaggctgctcaaagtcccatccagcctggtcttgaacatttccagggaaggggcatccacagcttccctgggcaacctgttgcagagtctcaccaccctcggtgtaaagaatttcttcctaatatctaatctaaatctcccctctttcagtttaaaactgttacccttcgtCTTATCGCTACagtccctggtaaagagtccctctccatctctcctgtaggaTCTCCTGCGGACACCTGTCTGAGGCCCTGCAGCAACATTTTCCCCATGTCAAAGACCCTAGGACTTGGGTCCCCCCAGTAACACCTGTAGCAGTAAATTCAATGGGAGCAGTGCAGGGTCTGAGTGGTGTCCCCTGAGGATCATGCTGTGTAATTGTTAGCTTGCACCCTGGTACCATTTTGGCCACATAGCACCCACACACTCCTGAGGGATGGCATGGGCCAAGACCTGTTCCCATGGGGTGGTACAGATGAGTCCATTCTGTTTTGTGAGGAAGAGTTTAGCTGTAGGGGCATGACCCCTCGTGTCGCCTCCCCATAGGACCAACAAAGAGGTGCAGGCTGTTCTTTAGTGGTGCCTGGCACAGGAATGTAGATGTGCTCACCCAGGTCAGCTCAGTGCCTTCACTCACACTCATACACTTGCTCCAGTTGCTTCCTAAATGGAAATACTCACGGGTCTATCCAGAAGCAGACACTTTGCTTTGCATACTTAACCAGAAGAACTTAACAACCATTTTAATGAGAAGTAAATCCAAACCTCTAGCATCCCAGAGATTTCCTCAAATAAGAATCCCCCTCGTTCCAAAATCTGAAGTGCCCACAACATATTCCTGTAGGGAAAGGGACTGCAGGGGAATGTTGCTCCTTTCATGCAGGTGAAACGCTCTGCTGAAAGTCAGAGACTGTGATGCCAGTGGAGAGCAGAACAGTAATTCAGATGGCAGCTGTCAGCATGCAGTCAGATAGGCATGGACTAGGGGATCACCATTGGGAAGGTCCACCATTGCTAACCTGCACTGCTTTTGGTGCTCTACCCCTCAGGGCACATCAGCAATGTTCTGCAGAAGGTGGACGTGCAGCTTATCCAGCAGGACATCTGCAGTGAAGCCTATCACTACATGATTTCTCCCAGGATGCTGTGTGCTGGGTACCACAAGGGCAAGAAAGATGCCTGCCAGGTAACAGAGGAGTTGTGGGATCAGGGTTGACTACTGGAGGTGGGGTGTGTCCCAAGTCTCCCAAATGCTCTTCATAGCCTGAAATGAGGGTGAAAAGACCAAAAAATGCCTGACTACCCCAACCCTTCCTCTGGTTTAAGTGGCCAACAACAGCTCTGAGGACCACTTCTCCCCAGCATCTTTGCCTTAGACGGGATCCAAACACACTTAAACTCCCTTTCTCATTTCAATCCATTCTGCGATCTTTACCTCCCACTTCCAAGTCTACATCAGTGTCTTTCCCCCTCAGCTTCATTAGCATCTGTCACACACAGTAACCTGTTTGTTTCTTCATTAATACCAAGCTCAAGGAATTCGTCTGTCTCCCATACCTCCGGTTATCCAGTTAAATTCCACCAGCTCTCCATATATTGCTCTCCATGTATTTGGAAATGACACATGGAGCAGAAGGAAACAATACAGCTGTCAGCTTCTTGAGAGCTGGAGGAATTTGTATCATGAAGGAATGCAACAATGGGTTGGATGTTTGCACTGGAGACTGTTTTTGACATCTGCCTAAGGTACAAGGGATGTTGCAGATGTCCCAGGCATGAGTTGGAGGGATACAGGAATCTGCATACAGAGAGACTCAAAGCCGGTGTAATCATACAGCAGGAGAAGCTGGTGGATCACCATCaccccatttttctttccttttctctaggGTGATTCTGGAGGTCCACTGGCCTGCAAGGAACCCAGTGGCAGGTGGTTTCTGGCTGGTTTGGTCAGCTGGGGAATGGGATGCGCACGTCCAAATCGCTATGGAGTATACACCAGGATCACTCAAGTGCTGGGCTGGATGAACCAAACCATGAGCTGAGAAAAGTGCATCTCTGCCTTCTCCCCATCAGACCTACGCTCACATGGCACTTGTTCTTGATCTTGCTCACTTGCCTCTCAGAAAGAGTTTCTGTGTGGGATGTTGTCATACCCAGGATGCTCTTCTgagcagggtaaaaaaaaaaaaaggctgccatGGGGATTGTAGGAAAAAGCAGGCAGACCCTTTTCCCCCTCAGTGCTTCCCAGGGAGCATCCCAAGTTGTTTTTAGACCATCCATCCAAAAGAGttggaggggggcagggggggacaatGACACGGCACACAGCCATGGTCCCAAGTTGATGATTTCTGAGAAAAGGAATAAGGGGAGCTGAACTTTCCATGAACCATGTGATTCAGCCACAATCTTATGCTGGAacatttgctgaaagaaaatgtgACTGATGTAGTTAGAGATTCCAGTAACTGTGAAATCAATctgcctccctcttccttcctgctgctcgtccttcttcccccttcccctcccatcaCTCCTCCTCTTCCATCTCCCTAATTACTTCTTTTCTTAGCTGTCGTGTGCTGCTCAGCTCAGCCAGGCAACTCTTCACGTCTAACTGACTCCCAGGCACGAGTCCAGCATCACACCCCCAAGCGCGTGTCCTGCCTCCCTGCTGGAGCAGCACCAGCCTCCATCACTGCACTTTCCTCAGGGAAAGGCCCCGGCCCCTCAGTAGAAACTCTGGAGCAGcctcccatccccttccctcagcccttCTAAATATCTGTAACATGAGGGATTCTCATCTGCTTCCATCTCCTAACTTAGATAATctaggaggtgaaggagaaggctTCAGGGCACAGGGCTTAAACAGTCATTGctatgggtttggtttttttactgaagatatacatctatatatgtgtgtgtgtatatatatacaatgGGCCACTCTCtggaattagaaataaaattaatttgagggtttttttggctcGAGTTTGCCTTACTCTGTTAAAAATTGTCTTGGGGTTTGTAGCTTTTTGACCAAACTCCAATCCTGGCACTGGGAACCGGCAAAAGCTTCCACACCCCTGGCCCTCCCTCTCGGCTGTCCCCCAGGCACAGTGGGGCCAATATGCTAGCTAGATAGGTGGTCCTCACTTATTCTTCTGATTTAGGGGCGCAGATACTAATAAGGAAACCTGCTCCGGAGCCCACCTGCAGCGGGGATGCAGCACAGATGCAGTGGGAAGTACCTCCAGCCCCCAGAAGACAGGCGCAGCACAGGCAGCTTCTGGTGGCTCCAGGTGATGAATCCAaactcctccagctcccaccccctTCCACCAGCACCAAATTTCTGCCGCTTGAAATGAGAGGCAGCAAGGAGGAACAGACTGTGAATTTTATTCAGGAGTTACAACCTGGCATCCTCAGGCACAGCAGCGAAGCAAATGCCCCGCTCCCTGAGGCAGGGATCTCCTCACGCTAGCAGACACGGCATCGGGTGCCAGCGTGTTCCCGGTACCGGGGCAGCACGCCTGTCTCCTCCTCACTCTGCCGACACAGAGCTGCTTTGGGGTACAGGGAGGGAGGCACCAACGAGCACGACAGCCAGCACAGGCACACCCCGCGAGCAGTGCAGGTGGCCCAGAAAAGGGCAGTGGCTTTGCATTTGCCCTCCGGCCACAAGCCCAGACCAGTTGCCTCCAACATCAAAAAGGGCAAGCACTGGCCCTACAGCAGCTGCCACCACCTCTGGGCCCCAGTCGCATCCAGGGTGTTCAAGAAGGGACCGCAGGCTGCAGTGGCTGATCACTGATGTCCCCAGCAGGGGCCACTGTGACATTAAGGAAAGCCAGCCTGCTTGGCATGGCAGGAGTCTGtgggctccagctcctgcagctccttggAGCATCTGCCCTCCTCCAGGGCTGAGGCTCAGGCCTCCGAGGTGAGTTTGTAAAAAACAATGGCTGCGTGTGAAGAGTGAAGGGGGCCGGGGAGTGTCGCTGTGGGGCAAGGGGCTGCCGTACACTGCAGtacaaaaataaagatataaaccAGAAATTAAAAGGCTGGAGTGTTGGGATCACATCCTCAGACCTCTGGCTTGTAACAGctacagaaggagagagaaagagagaaacaaaataaatggcaggaaaaaaagaaattttgaatgGAAGGGAAggtaagaaacaggaaaatggaaatgaaagcagaaatgagaacagaaggaaaagaaaaaagtagaggaCTGAGCATGggagaacagagaaaaaggaaggaaaagtccACGTGATTAACATGCACtgacttttaagaaaataacacTCAGGTCCCACAGCCACAGACAAGGAGGCTCTTgaacagagggagagagaaatgtCAGCCAGTTAACAAGTGCCCTCCACCAGGACGGAGAGTGGCACTGAGCAGCTCTGGTTTAACAAGAGCCCTGCAGTTTTCCAGTATGAGAGAGGAATCCTCCTTCCAAAGCTTTCTGTACCCAGCCCCACGCACGCTGGCCAGGCAGCCTCCCTGAGCAGCAGACACAACACAGAGGCTCATTTCGCACGCAGCTGCAAGAACATCTGGAGCAGGGACCAGCCACTTCCACTCTGCCTTTGCCACCCTCTCCCCGCGGCGTGCTCACCCTggcaggggcggtggggggaAAAGTCCAGGGAAgcgagagcagggaggggaagacaagCTGCTTTCTGCAAAGTGCTCTTGGGCTGGCAGGCAAAGGAGCTGCGGGTGGCAGCCTGGAGGACCGATCTGGCTTGCGTGTCAGGCAGACACATGGCAgacttcccccccttccccttgctaCCCCTGCCTGTTTTGCATTCATTTCCACCCCTCTTCGTTTCTCCCAGTTGCACTCTCTCTTTTCTGCTGCCAGAGCCTCTGGTCCGGAGCCGTAGGGCCTGCTTGGTGGGTAAAAGCACACCTAAGATGAGAATCAGAAAAGCCACCTTATGGATGAGTCAACCTCCCCCCCTccgctccttcccctccccaagcTCTACAAACCGGGGCCATACCCACAGGAGGGAAGTGAGTCACTCATGCAGAGCTCAGGCTGGCGGGAGCTGAGAGTGCAGACAGGTAGCGTacctgcagaggaggaaaagtgaggagcagagagagacaggGCCCCGGGCAGGGGCaaagagagcagagggaaggatgcAGGAGACTGGGgagtggggcagggcaggaggtaGGTGACAGTGCTGGGATGGACgcgaaggggagcaggagggagggtcTGCAGGAAGAAAGAGTTTAGTGCAATCCGGAATAGATGGACAgtctgcaaataaaaatataatcGTAAATAAACCAAacagtttaaaatacaaagcagcaGCCACGGTAACAGCCCTCCCCTGTCGGCTTTATCTCCAGGGATACTCTGGCTCCTGGAGAGGACTGCCCCCACACCCCACACCTGCCCTAGTCCTTCCCTGTTGCTGGCTGTGAGCTCTCACCAGAAAGGTGGACGGGTCTATGCTTGGGGggttatttttatcattttcctcAAGGATTTGCTgcacctttctcctctgcttctgcttctgcctctgcctcctcctccacctcctgctcttcctcctccaggtCCTCCTCTGTGCTCTGTGGCCCAGCATGCAGGACAAAGGGAAGAAAGAGTGGAGATACTTGCAAGATGAGCCATGGCAGTTCTTTCTGACACACAAGGGAATAAAGCAATGGTCAAGACACTGGAATAGAAAGGGACCTTCCCCCATGGCCAAGACAGCTCTGGGTCAGAGAGCAAAGAGACTTGTCTTCCTCTGGAGCATCACATCAGGGCTATCTAATCCACTTACAAGTGCTGTGATCCCACTGCCCAACAACTGCCATCAGTCGCTAGTGTTCCTTCCTACGTCCTAGGTGTCTACAGGACGTCATGCACTGCCGCACGTTTCTGTCCTTCCCTCAAAAGGGGAGCAGGTGATCTCCTGCCCCTTAGGCTGGGACtcagcaaaaggaaagagaatgcTGCAAAACCTCCAGGGAAATCACACCCTAGCAGCAGAGTGACACACGCAGCATGGTCATGAGGAGGCATGAGGGGGATTTTAGAGTAGCATGACAAATGCCAGGGTCACTTGCTAAAGCCATTTGCCACACACAGCCAGACACCACCACTCTCAACACACGCACTCCTTTTGGGCAATGGGTGTAATGCTATGGTGCTGAACACCAGGACAGACCCCTGTGTTTCACCACTGAGATGCCCCACAGCCACaatggagagaggaaaggaaaatggagCAAACAAGAGTGAAGGATCTCATAGGCAACGGGAGCAGGGCCATAGCAAAGTTGGTCTCACCTTGGCTTTGTGGCTGGCCTCACAGCTCAGGCCATTGGGGGAGTTGTACAACTC
Above is a window of Larus michahellis chromosome 1, bLarMic1.1, whole genome shotgun sequence DNA encoding:
- the KCTD17 gene encoding BTB/POZ domain-containing protein KCTD17 isoform X1 gives rise to the protein MRMEGGEEMQGAVGLRCTWDTPPSAGTQAKWVRLNVGGTVFLTTRQTLCREQKSFLCRLCQGEELQSDRDETGAYLIDRDPTYFGPILNFLRHGKLVLDKDMAEEGVLEEAEFYNIGPLIRIIKDRLEEKDYPVTQVPPKHVYRVLQCQEEELTQMVSTMSDGWRFEQLVNIGSSYNYGNEDQTEFLCVVSKELYNSPNGLSCEASHKAKTVHLFRIALNSFFLQTLPPAPLRVHPSTVTYLLPCPTPQSPASFPLLSLPLPGALSLSAPHFSSSAGTLPVCTLSSRQPELCMSDSLPSCGVRQPLAPQRHSPAPFTLHTQPLFFTNSPRRPEPQPWRRADAPRSCRSWSPQTPAMPSRLAFLNVTVAPAGDISDQPLQPAVPS